In Limisalsivibrio acetivorans, one genomic interval encodes:
- a CDS encoding GtrA family protein → MIAVKYIIFAGISTIVNLSSQFLSLKIYAGTYSLYIAIFWGTLFGLVTKYILDKRYIFYYITKNKLDDSIKFILYTSMGVITTLIFWSFEISFNYIFDFKLAKYLGAVTGLSIGYLIKYKLDKKYVFKG, encoded by the coding sequence ATGATAGCAGTTAAATATATAATCTTTGCAGGAATCTCAACAATCGTTAATCTTTCCTCACAGTTCCTTTCACTCAAGATATACGCAGGTACATACTCTTTATATATCGCAATATTCTGGGGAACTTTGTTTGGGCTGGTGACTAAGTATATCCTTGATAAAAGATATATCTTTTATTACATAACAAAGAATAAACTTGATGATAGTATTAAGTTTATCCTTTACACTTCTATGGGTGTAATCACTACACTAATATTCTGGAGTTTTGAGATTAGTTTTAACTACATTTTTGACTTTAAACTAGCAAAGTATTTAGGGGCAGTGACCGGTCTTTCTATAGGCTATTTAATAAAGTATAAGTTAGATAAGAAATATGTGTTTAAGGGTTAG
- a CDS encoding alpha/beta hydrolase, giving the protein MAKAYDLSPYIIRYQCTGNFTEIYNYNPVPLEQFEKNGYTIKKEKYKAQDKYIGVISYYPLNKPKGVIVFFHGGGWTGGKPEQISFIGEYFASLGFAVHLPEYTKVWDSHMPFISVRDAKYAYLWAYNKHRTRSYVDNFIVGGESAGGHLALSMLTIPLFSYNLNVKPSKLVLINPVTRLREGGYYRKDYRVNARFIEPYNYISPGLPTTLIVHGDRDNTVPYEDSWDTNMKINKAGNTSYLCNSRTLVHGYYYENLTKRISLLNVIRTFLMGYETQDNAKK; this is encoded by the coding sequence ATGGCTAAGGCATACGATCTTTCTCCATACATTATTCGTTATCAATGCACTGGTAATTTTACCGAAATATACAACTATAACCCAGTACCGCTCGAGCAATTTGAAAAAAACGGCTACACAATAAAAAAAGAAAAATACAAGGCTCAAGATAAGTACATAGGAGTCATTTCATATTATCCTTTGAATAAGCCCAAAGGTGTAATAGTATTTTTCCACGGTGGTGGCTGGACTGGAGGCAAGCCTGAACAAATATCTTTCATAGGAGAGTATTTTGCGAGCCTAGGCTTCGCTGTACACCTTCCAGAGTACACAAAAGTATGGGACTCTCATATGCCTTTTATATCAGTCAGAGATGCAAAATATGCATATCTATGGGCATATAACAAACATAGAACCAGAAGCTATGTCGATAACTTTATTGTTGGTGGAGAGTCTGCGGGCGGGCACTTAGCGCTTTCTATGCTAACAATACCCTTATTTTCATATAATCTTAATGTTAAGCCGAGTAAACTTGTCCTTATAAATCCAGTAACACGCTTAAGGGAAGGTGGTTATTACAGAAAAGATTATAGAGTGAATGCAAGATTTATTGAGCCATATAATTATATTTCACCTGGTCTGCCTACCACGCTTATTGTCCATGGTGACAGAGATAACACAGTGCCGTATGAAGACTCATGGGATACAAATATGAAGATTAATAAAGCTGGTAATACTTCATACCTCTGTAATTCAAGAACACTTGTTCATGGTTATTATTATGAGAATTTGACAAAAAGAATAAGCCTGCTAAATGTAATTCGAACATTTCTAATGGGCTATGAGACTCAAGACAATGCTAAAAAATAG
- a CDS encoding GFA family protein — MNHSGSCLCGKIVFRIDGVFDNFFLCHCEHCRKDTGSAHAASLFSASAKLKWISGESFVKTFDYKSSGHIKSFCTECGSALPNIQMDGALLVVPAGSLDVEVNIKPDGHIFWANRANWDNELQAINKYDKLPNISE, encoded by the coding sequence ATGAATCATTCAGGGTCATGCCTTTGTGGGAAGATTGTCTTTAGGATCGACGGTGTTTTTGATAACTTCTTCTTATGTCATTGCGAGCACTGCCGCAAGGACACTGGGTCAGCACATGCCGCAAGTCTGTTTTCCGCCTCTGCAAAACTGAAATGGATCTCTGGTGAGAGTTTTGTCAAAACATTCGATTATAAATCCAGCGGACATATAAAGAGTTTTTGTACTGAGTGCGGTTCAGCATTACCTAATATCCAGATGGATGGAGCACTCCTTGTTGTACCAGCCGGAAGTCTGGATGTTGAAGTAAATATTAAGCCTGATGGACATATATTCTGGGCTAACAGAGCAAACTGGGATAATGAGCTTCAAGCTATTAATAAGTATGATAAATTGCCGAATATCTCTGAATAG
- a CDS encoding tripartite tricarboxylate transporter permease, whose translation MISGMTTGITQTFVPINIAMVLFGCFMGSFIGMMPGLGPITAVALMIPVTYGLDPTTGMVLLAGVYYGAIFGGSTSSILINAPGEAATVATSLDGYPLARSGKPGKALAIAAYSSFSGGTVAVILLMFFAPMLASVSKSFQSVDYFALMILGLTAVSAFAGRGGFLKAMLMTVLGLMLSTVGTDQTSGTQRYTFGSLELLDGIEFLMLAMATFALTEALLLVMKRDASSDSLDPKSITFKDLKVTKDEFKNIAPTIGRSSLLGFFVGVLPGAGATLGSFMSYGMERNLAPPEEQKKFGKGSLRGLAAPETGNNAASSGSFVPLLTLGIPGSGTTAVMLGALIAYGIEPGPRLFVDSPEVFWGVIMSMYLGNVFLLVLNLPLIPYFARLLAIPRVIMIPAILFFSIMGVYLVTFNTFDIQMMVIFCVSALALRLMNMPMAPLLLGFILGGLMEDNLRRGLAIYDGSVSFMWERPVTLAINLLTIFVLMFPLMRTFMAKRRELKAG comes from the coding sequence ATGATATCAGGAATGACAACGGGGATAACGCAGACCTTTGTCCCCATAAATATAGCAATGGTGCTCTTCGGCTGTTTCATGGGAAGCTTCATCGGGATGATGCCCGGTCTTGGCCCTATCACAGCCGTTGCACTGATGATTCCCGTTACCTATGGGCTTGACCCCACAACGGGAATGGTACTTCTGGCAGGCGTATACTACGGTGCAATCTTCGGAGGCTCTACCTCTTCCATCCTTATCAATGCACCGGGCGAAGCGGCAACGGTTGCCACATCGCTGGACGGATACCCGCTGGCACGCTCAGGAAAGCCCGGCAAAGCCCTTGCAATTGCGGCATATTCCTCATTCTCTGGCGGAACTGTGGCTGTTATTCTGCTCATGTTCTTTGCTCCGATGCTCGCCTCCGTATCCAAGAGCTTCCAGTCGGTGGACTACTTCGCCCTTATGATACTGGGGCTCACCGCAGTCTCCGCCTTTGCAGGCAGGGGCGGCTTCCTCAAGGCGATGCTCATGACCGTGCTCGGGCTTATGCTTTCCACCGTTGGTACGGACCAGACATCAGGAACACAGCGGTACACCTTCGGTTCCCTTGAACTGCTCGACGGTATCGAATTCCTTATGCTTGCCATGGCAACATTCGCCCTCACAGAAGCACTCCTCCTTGTTATGAAAAGGGACGCCTCATCCGACAGCCTCGATCCGAAGTCGATCACATTCAAGGACCTCAAGGTTACTAAGGATGAGTTTAAGAATATAGCACCCACCATAGGGCGCTCTTCACTTCTCGGTTTCTTCGTCGGTGTTCTCCCCGGAGCGGGTGCAACACTCGGTTCCTTCATGTCCTACGGTATGGAGCGTAACCTTGCTCCGCCAGAGGAGCAGAAGAAGTTCGGAAAAGGCTCGCTCAGAGGTCTTGCCGCACCCGAAACAGGCAACAACGCTGCCAGCTCCGGCTCCTTCGTACCCCTTCTCACCCTCGGTATTCCCGGTTCTGGAACCACTGCGGTGATGCTCGGTGCCCTTATAGCCTATGGTATAGAGCCAGGCCCCCGTCTATTCGTCGACAGTCCGGAGGTCTTCTGGGGCGTTATCATGTCGATGTATCTCGGGAACGTGTTCCTCCTAGTGCTGAACCTTCCCCTGATCCCCTATTTCGCAAGACTGCTCGCTATACCCAGGGTAATCATGATACCGGCGATACTGTTCTTCTCGATCATGGGTGTTTACCTTGTTACGTTCAACACCTTCGATATACAGATGATGGTTATATTCTGCGTATCAGCCCTTGCGCTAAGACTTATGAATATGCCCATGGCTCCACTGCTTCTTGGGTTCATCCTCGGTGGACTGATGGAGGACAACCTCCGAAGAGGACTCGCCATATACGACGGCTCCGTTTCTTTTATGTGGGAAAGACCCGTTACACTGGCGATTAACCTGCTCACAATATTCGTTCTCATGTTCCCCCTTATGAGAACCTTTATGGCTAAGAGAAGAGAACTAAAGGCGGGCTGA
- a CDS encoding tyrosine-type recombinase/integrase: MALTDTVIKNAKPKDKNYKITDEKSMYLLVTKSGKYFRLDYRFHGRRKTFAIGVYPDISLKEARESRDEARKLIAKNIDPNEEKKNQKAKAEENIINSFGNVAKEWFDKAVSKYNPDTAKRKWHFLEKDALPYIGNRPINNITSRELLTVLNRIQNRGAIEIAHRVKGICGEIFRYGIITDRCDNDPSQALAGALKPKRNKNMATITEPKAVGALLRAIEDYQGSYVTICALKLLPNVFTRVGELRNAEWCEIDLDNAIWKIPAEKMKMNRIHMVPLSTQSVSILEDIQKVSGNEKYVFPSVNRKTRPMSNNTINSALRTMGFEKDQITGHGFRAMASTLLHENGWNSDIIEMQLAHAEKNKVKAAYNHAQYLKERTKMMQWWSDCLERLKSN, from the coding sequence ATGGCTCTTACAGATACTGTCATTAAAAATGCAAAGCCTAAAGATAAGAATTATAAGATCACTGACGAGAAAAGCATGTACCTACTTGTAACTAAATCAGGCAAATATTTCAGGCTTGATTATAGGTTCCATGGAAGACGGAAAACTTTTGCTATAGGAGTATATCCTGACATCTCATTAAAAGAAGCTAGAGAGAGCAGAGACGAAGCTAGAAAGCTCATTGCCAAGAATATTGATCCTAACGAGGAGAAGAAGAACCAGAAAGCTAAAGCTGAAGAAAATATTATCAACAGCTTCGGGAATGTTGCTAAAGAGTGGTTCGATAAGGCAGTTTCAAAGTATAACCCTGATACAGCAAAACGAAAGTGGCATTTTCTGGAAAAGGATGCCTTACCCTATATCGGTAATCGCCCTATAAACAATATAACCTCAAGAGAGCTTTTGACTGTACTAAACCGTATACAAAATAGAGGTGCAATAGAGATAGCCCACAGAGTGAAAGGTATCTGCGGAGAGATTTTCAGGTACGGTATTATTACTGATAGATGCGATAACGATCCTAGCCAAGCATTAGCAGGTGCACTAAAGCCAAAACGTAATAAGAACATGGCTACAATTACTGAGCCTAAGGCTGTAGGAGCGCTTCTAAGGGCTATTGAAGACTATCAAGGCAGTTATGTTACAATCTGTGCTTTAAAGCTTTTACCAAATGTTTTTACTAGGGTTGGAGAACTTAGAAATGCTGAATGGTGTGAGATAGACTTAGATAATGCTATATGGAAAATCCCTGCTGAAAAGATGAAAATGAACAGGATACATATGGTTCCTCTATCAACTCAGTCAGTAAGCATACTCGAGGATATCCAAAAAGTATCTGGCAATGAAAAATACGTATTCCCTTCAGTAAACAGAAAGACTAGACCGATGAGTAACAACACAATCAACTCAGCATTGCGTACTATGGGATTTGAAAAAGATCAGATAACAGGTCACGGTTTCAGGGCTATGGCTTCAACGCTTTTACATGAAAATGGATGGAACTCTGATATAATTGAGATGCAACTTGCACATGCGGAAAAGAATAAAGTTAAAGCAGCATATAACCATGCTCAATACCTTAAGGAACGCACGAAAATGATGCAATGGTGGTCGGATTGTCTAGAAAGATTAAAATCAAACTAA
- a CDS encoding YfjI family protein translates to MNQKEKPMAGATVHELQKNTNTINDVTYYSSINQELIGDPDTFEWQRPEEFEKGLRPVIKLTSGMLPKAYRDFIVDVSYRLQVPLEYIAVPLITLTGSLIGRELKVIPKRKDTSWKVVPNLWGIVVGDPSTKKSPALTAALNRPIRYLENEISKHYSEKYENERDAINTVIKGLEVKKCKATTIQEARNITMEIRKHKENLSSIPSKRQLKINDVTAEALMELLSENPQGLLYYRDEISALLDSLNKKGYEQKKTILLESWNGDSPYHDHRIGRKSIKVEHACLSIVGGIQPEVLIQHISESLRKKGNDGFIQRFQLMVYPDTAERKYTDESNNDKAQETVYSILNKLTFLDYRSIFDSLESKSGNDNIIRFNSEAQKVFEDWDKELIARTVEMDSCMLGQHISKYESLLPSLALIFHLTDICSENFEKNISVESLKLAIQWCEYLESHAMRLYDINEDYIYNVSKSLSKKLRNEDNDLPTPFKVADIKRKGWSMLENTEVIKDALEYLEQLNWIKSVKPTNRGSKGGRPQGLDYYINPNVKKI, encoded by the coding sequence ATGAATCAAAAGGAAAAGCCCATGGCAGGTGCGACTGTACATGAGCTTCAAAAAAACACCAATACAATAAATGATGTTACCTATTATTCGTCAATCAATCAAGAATTAATTGGAGACCCTGATACATTCGAATGGCAGCGACCTGAAGAATTTGAAAAGGGTCTCAGGCCTGTTATTAAATTAACAAGTGGTATGTTACCGAAAGCATACAGAGACTTTATTGTTGATGTGTCATACCGATTACAAGTTCCACTAGAGTATATTGCAGTACCTTTGATTACTCTCACAGGCTCATTAATTGGCAGAGAGTTAAAAGTTATACCGAAACGCAAAGATACTTCATGGAAAGTTGTTCCAAACCTTTGGGGTATAGTAGTGGGAGATCCTTCAACTAAGAAAAGCCCTGCTTTAACAGCAGCTCTTAACAGGCCTATAAGGTATTTAGAGAATGAAATTAGTAAGCACTACTCAGAAAAATATGAGAATGAGAGGGATGCCATTAATACTGTAATTAAGGGTTTAGAGGTTAAGAAATGTAAAGCTACTACTATTCAAGAAGCAAGAAATATCACCATGGAAATACGTAAGCATAAAGAAAACCTTTCTAGCATTCCATCGAAAAGACAACTAAAAATAAATGATGTAACAGCTGAGGCGCTGATGGAGTTGTTAAGCGAAAACCCTCAGGGCTTGCTCTACTATCGTGATGAAATATCCGCTCTGCTTGATAGTTTAAACAAGAAAGGCTATGAACAAAAGAAGACAATTCTGCTAGAATCATGGAATGGTGACTCTCCCTATCATGACCACCGGATAGGCAGAAAAAGCATAAAAGTAGAGCATGCCTGTTTATCTATTGTGGGTGGTATCCAGCCGGAAGTTCTTATACAACATATCTCAGAATCATTACGTAAGAAAGGTAATGACGGGTTTATTCAACGATTTCAACTCATGGTCTATCCTGACACAGCAGAACGCAAATACACTGATGAGAGCAATAATGATAAAGCACAAGAGACTGTATACAGTATACTTAACAAACTTACATTTCTTGATTACAGATCAATTTTTGATAGCTTAGAATCAAAGTCTGGAAATGATAACATCATTAGATTTAATTCAGAGGCTCAGAAAGTTTTTGAAGACTGGGACAAAGAGCTTATTGCCCGTACTGTAGAAATGGATAGCTGTATGCTCGGACAACATATCAGCAAATATGAATCTCTTCTGCCTTCGCTGGCTCTGATATTCCATCTAACAGATATTTGTTCAGAAAACTTTGAAAAAAACATTTCTGTAGAAAGTTTGAAACTGGCTATTCAATGGTGCGAATACTTAGAGAGTCACGCAATGCGTTTGTATGATATTAATGAAGATTATATATATAATGTATCTAAGAGCCTATCTAAAAAGCTTAGAAATGAAGATAATGATTTACCTACACCGTTTAAGGTGGCCGATATTAAACGTAAGGGCTGGTCAATGCTGGAAAATACTGAAGTAATAAAAGATGCTCTTGAATACTTAGAACAGCTTAACTGGATAAAAAGTGTCAAGCCAACTAACAGAGGCAGTAAAGGCGGCAGACCGCAAGGACTAGACTATTATATAAACCCTAACGTTAAGAAGATTTAA
- a CDS encoding HAD family hydrolase has protein sequence MNKTLVLFDFDGTLTNTDSLLDFAKYYKGRWLFYLFMTALSPLLIMYKTKLISGHRMKEIFLSLFFAGEIYDKFQNKACNYSRYIIPTILREDTTKILNQHRENGDRIIVVSASLNDYLHIWCKEQGLELLSTKIEVTQGKLTGKIKGHNCNGFEKAKRIKELLKLEDYTDIYAYGNGSGDLEMLELANFKFMVKREGGIVSL, from the coding sequence ATGAATAAAACTCTAGTGCTGTTTGATTTTGATGGGACTCTTACAAATACAGATAGCTTGTTAGACTTTGCAAAATATTACAAAGGCCGTTGGTTGTTCTATTTATTCATGACAGCTCTATCACCACTATTAATTATGTATAAGACCAAACTGATAAGTGGTCATAGAATGAAAGAGATATTTCTGAGTCTATTTTTTGCTGGTGAAATATATGATAAGTTCCAAAATAAGGCTTGCAACTATTCAAGGTATATTATCCCCACAATTTTAAGAGAAGACACAACAAAGATTCTTAATCAGCATAGAGAGAACGGAGACCGTATTATTGTGGTCTCAGCCTCGCTAAATGACTACCTGCATATATGGTGTAAGGAACAAGGCCTAGAACTCCTTTCAACTAAAATCGAAGTCACACAGGGCAAATTAACAGGTAAGATAAAGGGGCATAATTGCAACGGTTTCGAAAAAGCCAAAAGAATAAAAGAGCTACTAAAGCTAGAAGACTATACCGATATTTATGCTTACGGTAATGGTTCTGGAGATCTTGAAATGCTTGAATTAGCCAACTTCAAGTTTATGGTGAAAAGGGAGGGGGGGATCGTATCTCTATAG
- a CDS encoding FAD-binding oxidoreductase has protein sequence MKVCGWGKYPVIESNVKQLRNIETAQELYNSGTDFIPYGNGRSYGDSALADNILACNKYDYFLSFDNRDGTLHCQSGAMLSDILTAFVPKGWFLSVTPGTKLITVGGAIASDVHGKNHHIEGCFSSCVEEMELLLPDNRVVKCAKSDELFKATCGGMGLTGVILTAKLKLKKIPSSTIEQTTIKTKNLKETFEAFEAYSHLPYSVAWIDCLAKEPNIGKCLLMVGDFCKRGKLKYEPKGGLGIPFEFPSISLNKASVSLFNTLYYRKAPEGISEQKVDIDSFFYPLDSIGNWNRIYGRKGFTQYQFILPKERSYDGLKKILDTISKSGKGSFLAVLKLYGKANDNYLSFPIEGYSLALDFKIERGLFRLLDELDRIVLEHGGRIYLTKDVRVSSEAFAAGYHKLKDFRALRMDYKMDKHLNSLQSRRLGL, from the coding sequence ATGAAAGTATGCGGCTGGGGAAAATACCCTGTAATAGAATCAAATGTTAAGCAACTAAGGAATATTGAGACTGCACAAGAGCTGTATAATTCTGGAACTGACTTTATACCTTACGGTAACGGTAGGAGTTACGGTGACAGCGCTCTTGCAGATAATATTTTAGCTTGTAACAAGTATGACTATTTTCTAAGCTTTGACAATCGTGATGGAACACTGCACTGTCAAAGCGGAGCTATGCTTTCCGATATTTTAACCGCATTCGTTCCAAAAGGCTGGTTTCTTTCAGTAACTCCTGGTACTAAATTAATAACTGTTGGAGGAGCTATTGCAAGCGATGTACATGGCAAGAACCACCACATAGAAGGCTGTTTCAGCTCTTGTGTTGAGGAAATGGAATTGCTTTTACCAGATAACAGAGTTGTAAAGTGCGCAAAGAGTGACGAGCTTTTTAAGGCCACTTGTGGAGGGATGGGGCTTACTGGAGTTATTCTAACTGCTAAGCTTAAGTTAAAGAAAATTCCATCAAGCACAATTGAACAGACAACAATTAAAACAAAGAATCTTAAAGAAACGTTTGAGGCGTTTGAAGCTTATTCTCACTTGCCATACTCTGTTGCCTGGATAGACTGCTTAGCAAAAGAACCAAACATTGGTAAGTGCCTCCTCATGGTTGGTGATTTTTGTAAAAGAGGAAAGCTTAAATATGAGCCAAAAGGCGGCTTAGGAATACCATTCGAATTTCCATCCATCTCCCTTAATAAAGCTTCTGTCTCTCTTTTTAATACACTCTATTATCGCAAGGCTCCAGAAGGCATTTCCGAGCAAAAGGTTGACATTGATAGCTTTTTCTATCCTTTGGACTCTATAGGCAACTGGAATAGAATTTATGGGCGAAAAGGTTTCACCCAGTATCAATTCATTCTTCCAAAAGAAAGAAGTTACGATGGGCTTAAAAAAATATTAGACACTATATCAAAAAGTGGTAAAGGATCTTTTCTTGCCGTTCTCAAACTTTATGGGAAAGCAAATGATAACTACCTTTCATTTCCAATAGAGGGTTACTCCCTGGCACTTGATTTTAAAATAGAAAGAGGACTTTTTAGACTTCTGGATGAGTTGGATAGAATCGTTCTCGAGCATGGTGGAAGGATCTATTTGACCAAAGATGTAAGAGTAAGCAGCGAAGCATTTGCAGCTGGATACCATAAGCTCAAGGACTTCAGAGCCTTGAGGATGGATTATAAGATGGACAAACACCTCAACTCTTTACAGTCAAGGAGACTTGGATTATGA
- a CDS encoding tripartite tricarboxylate transporter TctB family protein — translation MTREKLGGLVMLIFSIAYGIQAFRLPLSFLAQQESFNSRTMPLALAVAGIVFSLAILILPTVDPDGKPTLGQVTKGMEFKKTGLLIVSMIIYGLIMKWIGFLISSAIFLMAGFYILGERRIKIMLLGAIPLVIVLWIIMSLLLGVYIAPGELFYIMGIIDV, via the coding sequence ATGACCAGAGAAAAACTCGGCGGACTTGTTATGCTGATTTTCTCCATCGCTTACGGCATACAGGCCTTCCGGCTCCCATTGAGCTTCCTAGCACAGCAGGAGAGCTTCAACTCAAGGACAATGCCCCTAGCGCTTGCCGTTGCAGGGATAGTCTTTTCCCTGGCGATACTAATCCTCCCCACGGTGGATCCCGACGGCAAGCCCACCCTTGGCCAGGTTACTAAAGGTATGGAGTTCAAGAAAACAGGACTCCTCATAGTTTCAATGATCATCTACGGACTGATAATGAAGTGGATAGGCTTCCTTATCTCCTCGGCGATCTTTCTTATGGCAGGATTCTATATCCTCGGCGAGAGGAGGATCAAGATTATGCTTCTTGGCGCAATACCCCTTGTTATTGTGCTTTGGATAATAATGTCGCTTCTCCTCGGCGTATATATCGCACCGGGCGAGCTGTTTTACATAATGGGGATAATCGATGTTTGA
- a CDS encoding SDR family oxidoreductase: protein MSYVLIVGAKSDIAKAVARKYSENGYNLYLAAREHEELTAFANDISLRSSNTVKLFELDVCNLEEHVEFYDKLPERPVGTIICVGYMADQEIAQAELDETLKTINTNFTGCVSLLNIIANDYEKHRNGFIVAVSSVAGDRGRKTNYLYGSAKAGLTAYLSGLRNRLNNSNVPVLTVKPGFVNTRMTQDMDLPEKLTAQPDEVASAIYKYQQKRKNILYTKGIWRIIMFIIRHIPESIFKRLSI from the coding sequence ATGAGCTATGTATTAATTGTTGGCGCTAAGAGTGATATTGCTAAAGCAGTTGCTAGAAAGTATTCGGAAAATGGCTACAACCTGTACCTTGCAGCTCGTGAACATGAGGAACTTACGGCTTTTGCAAACGATATATCCTTAAGAAGTAGTAATACTGTTAAACTATTTGAGCTTGATGTGTGCAACTTAGAAGAGCATGTTGAGTTTTACGATAAACTACCTGAAAGACCCGTTGGTACGATAATATGTGTTGGATATATGGCTGATCAGGAGATAGCACAAGCAGAACTAGATGAGACCTTAAAGACAATAAACACTAACTTTACTGGATGTGTGAGCTTGTTGAATATTATTGCCAATGACTATGAGAAACATAGGAATGGTTTTATTGTTGCTGTCAGCTCTGTTGCTGGAGATAGAGGGCGTAAGACAAACTACTTATATGGGAGCGCAAAAGCAGGTTTAACAGCATACCTCAGCGGCCTTAGAAATAGGCTAAATAACTCGAATGTACCTGTTCTTACAGTTAAGCCAGGGTTTGTAAATACAAGAATGACACAAGACATGGACCTGCCGGAAAAGTTAACTGCCCAGCCTGATGAGGTGGCTAGTGCCATCTATAAGTATCAGCAAAAGAGAAAGAACATACTTTACACTAAGGGAATCTGGAGGATTATAATGTTTATAATAAGGCATATACCGGAATCTATATTTAAAAGACTCAGCATTTAG
- a CDS encoding AlpA family phage regulatory protein — protein MRKNLLRRKQVEAITGLSRSSIYAKMEKGTFPKSIKLSTRSVGWLESEVIEWIDQRINDSRTNNEAQI, from the coding sequence ATGAGAAAAAATCTTTTACGGCGTAAGCAAGTCGAAGCAATCACAGGCCTATCCAGATCATCAATTTATGCGAAGATGGAAAAAGGAACCTTTCCTAAGTCAATCAAGCTCAGCACACGTTCAGTCGGGTGGCTAGAGAGTGAAGTAATTGAGTGGATTGACCAGAGAATTAATGATTCCAGAACAAACAATGAGGCTCAAATATGA
- a CDS encoding decaprenyl-phosphate phosphoribosyltransferase, with protein sequence MGFFRLLRPHQYIKNLFVFAPVFFSFNLDIYIIFKTFIVFALFSLLASSIYIINDIKDLEEDRKHPVKKHRPIASGIIKPFTAALTSITLALTAFISAFFLSSNLLLVFLIYFVLNIAYSFKLKHIAIVDIAIIATGFVLRLYAGNSVTDIELSKWIIVVTFLLALFLAVAKRRDDVLLSTRGHQTRKNIDGYNLEFVNATMVLMSGVVIVAYLLYSVSPSVIERLGTDNLFITTFFVVLGIMRYMQITFVEQNSGSPTRIVIKDRFLQVTIFLWITLFFVLVKLV encoded by the coding sequence ATGGGATTTTTTAGGCTCCTTCGACCGCATCAATATATAAAGAACTTATTTGTTTTCGCTCCCGTTTTTTTCTCATTCAATCTCGATATCTACATTATATTTAAGACGTTTATTGTATTTGCTCTGTTCTCTCTTTTAGCAAGCTCGATTTATATAATAAATGACATTAAAGATTTGGAAGAAGATAGAAAACACCCAGTAAAAAAACATAGGCCAATTGCTTCTGGAATAATCAAACCATTCACAGCAGCCTTAACATCTATTACCCTAGCTTTGACTGCGTTTATATCTGCTTTTTTTCTTTCAAGTAATCTACTTCTGGTTTTCCTGATATACTTTGTCCTTAATATTGCCTATTCCTTCAAACTTAAGCATATTGCTATTGTTGATATTGCAATTATTGCTACTGGTTTTGTATTAAGGCTATATGCAGGAAACTCAGTTACCGATATTGAGCTTTCTAAATGGATTATTGTTGTAACTTTTCTGTTAGCCCTCTTCCTTGCTGTGGCAAAGAGAAGAGATGACGTTCTGCTTTCAACTCGGGGACATCAGACCAGAAAAAACATTGATGGTTATAACTTAGAGTTTGTTAATGCAACTATGGTTTTAATGTCAGGGGTAGTTATTGTTGCCTACTTACTCTACTCTGTATCACCTTCAGTTATTGAGCGACTTGGTACTGATAACCTTTTTATCACTACTTTCTTTGTTGTTCTTGGAATAATGCGTTATATGCAAATAACTTTTGTAGAACAAAATAGCGGTAGCCCGACAAGGATTGTTATAAAAGACAGATTTCTACAAGTCACAATCTTTCTATGGATAACGTTGTTCTTTGTCTTGGTAAAGCTCGTATGA